TTGTGAGCTTGTATTGATTAAATTCGAATTCgactcaatttatttattaaatgaggCCTTAGCGAATATaaagttatattcaagtattaaaatacaCAAACAAAAGTGGGTttcaattagtataatttcgaaTAACTtcacatttattatttatagtattatttttaagtttatagCGAGCATATaccaagtaattaaaaaattaaaaaatattcctAAATATATCTTGTTTgaattcttatatataattcttgttatatcaatatataaaatttacattaaatcAAAGTTTGTTCTTAAAATTTATGGTTGAAGTcataagatataatataaataatttatgttATCAAAATTAATTAGGCCTTGAATAATTTCCAACTCGCTTGAATGATAAATGAGCTATTTGTTAAACATAAAATGTAAAATAGCTCAATGATAAACTCGAGCTCGCCTTCtattcaaataaaaactaaacaaaTGAACTTAACACCTCGCTTGAAGTGGACTCGTTTATGAGTTACCGTTTAAGCCCCTAATTTTGGCCTTTTAgctatttttgtgtttttatcatCTTATTAGCATGACTCTGTAATTTGCGAATTGGCATAACCATTCTTATTGCTTAATACTAGTAGTTGACAAGTAGATTAAGattgcgtttggatgttgagctgagCTAAGttaagttctttataaatagtagtgagttgagttggTTGATTGAGTTATATTGTATACatctaagatgaatttaaatatttttagatattaatataagtttagagatatttatggaaagttgaaaaaggttatgaGTTCCACGTACAAAGAGATGTTGAGCTAAAAAAGGTTCTAGGTCCACATGTATAaagattttgagttgaaatgagtttagtaatttgacaGTAGGGTGTTTGAAAgttagactcaacttaaaattagactgaactgagtTGACCTCAATTGAGTTTAACAACCAAACAGGacctaaaagaaattttaaaaatccaGTGACTATTTTTAAGTCGGGACTATTAAATTATTTTGCCAACTTGTGATCCCCATTTGAAGAATGTCAGGAAGGTCAACTAGATTACTTGCTCGGGAGATGTATAGAGATAcacatatattcatttaaaggataaatttttatcttacaaCATACCATTTGACGCTCAACTTTGAAGACTAGAGTTCTACTCTAGGCTAGCTTGATTCTCGACCACTTTCAAGAACCACAAACTGTAAAGGCATACGAGAAGCATAACAGTATAATAATGTGAAAACAGCACCTTAGGCCGATTCTTTCAACGGCTAAACAAGCAATTCTGTATATGCCACAAGTCCTTCACTACCGAGGCACTGCTTGAGCCTATGCAATGCTCGGGTCTCCAGCTGCCGCACCCTCTCCTTTGACAACCCAAACATGTTGCCAATTTCTGACAATGATTTCTGTTTCCCATCTTCAATGCCAAATCTTAGCCTGATTATCCGCCTCTCCCTTGGGCTGAGAATGCTTAGCAGGTTGCGCGCATGCTGCCTCATCAGCTTCTTTGCAACACTTACTTCTGGGATCTCGACCGTAGTATCTGCAGTTATCTCCTGCAGATTTAGAGGGATAATGAGTAGTCTCGTCACTTTGAGCATTTTTCAGAAAGCTTCTTTGCTAAACCGGTGGACATAAAACTAAACTCAAGGTCTACAGATGTAAAAACTTGATATCCTATTGACCGTTAGTTTTGGATTCATCTATATGCTTTCTGAGATAGAATTTCCTCCATAGCCAAAAATGACAATGTATGAAATCTGGAAAATGTAATATTCTGGAATCATAATAAAATGGCAATGAAATGAGCTTACAGAATACAAATCTGAAAATATGTCAAAATCTGGAAGAGTAgcagaaagggagagagagttgCGCATTAAATTTGAACAAGTAAATCAAAAGAGCAACCCAAAATCACTACTCATGactacttattattattatatgtcgAAGTGATGGCTTCCTCTCACAAAACCTTTTAGACCTGTTTAAAAATATTCCCATTACTTTTCTGAAACTTTGTggcaaccattttcttccagaTTTGTCTGCTCCAATATTTGTTCACAGCTCACAGAAGATGCAGAAAAAATAGGACACATCAAATTGAGCAATGAGACACTGCAGCTCACATTTTTAGCTGGCCAAAATGTACAAGGTTCTGAAATATTTGCCTCCAATATTTACATATAACACAAAGTGTTATATCTGATCAAAGGAAGCTGAAACAACACAAAAGCATTACCTGAAAAGTGGTATCTTGGTCCGCCCAAACTGGTCGTTGCATTGAAAGTGGTAGTCTGGTTGTATATAGCAATTTTTCTAACTTGTTGACTGTAATCCCAACATGTTGTGCTAATTCTTCTTTAGTTGGATGATGGTTTCCTTCCTGAATGAGTACTCTCTTTGATTCCATCATCTTGCCCAGTAGGGCATGTACATTCTCCTGCatttaacatatttcacaaGGTGCTAAATTTCTCCTTCACTTGGACACTTCAGCATATCACATATCTTCAATGAATAAGTCTATTTGCCATCCCCCAGCCATGTCATCCCGGGACATCCCTTATGCGCATGTGCATGGGGAGTGAAAATAGTTTATAAACACAGGACTTTCCTCCAATGGAGGTGTGCCACATCATGGGATGGCTGGGGTATGAAACAAGAAAGGCTATTGTATGGAAGTGATCATCTTCAATAACGTAAAAACGACATGATCCATACAACATCTATAGCATGTTAAAATCACCAATAAGCTATAAGAAATCAAGCTGTTAATTTCAATTACAAGACTTCTTTATTTGTAATCAACATCGAAAAGTTAGTGAACTTCCATCATTTCcagaatttaattaaaatacaagtaATTTTGTGCAAGCATAGGGTCATAATAATTGAAACATAGATGGATGCTCCCACAATATTCCAAGCACAAACATTTATTGAAAAACAGAAACTAGAGAAACAGAATGATTTACAATACCGGCAAACGGATTGTCCTGGAATGTTGATATATGGCCTTCCTAATTGATTGCCTTATCCACCAATAGGCATAAGTAGCAAACCGACAACCGGATTGGGGTTTGAACTTCTCAACACTTTTCATAAGACCCATACTGCCTTCCTACAGCAAAGATATCAGCAAACTTTTAGTAGAGattatcattatattttcaCCCTTACAGAGCCATACTTCTGTAAATAACACTGGTTGATGCCCTACTGTAGATTGGAATGAAAActaaattcactttttttatatCTGAATATTTTGGTGAGCAAAAACATTTCTTCTATATCATATGAGCACTTGTATAGAGCACATGAAATGTATTTGGGACCAATAGATCTAAAACTCAAGATTATTCATCCAAATAATTGTAAGGCGTTGGGATACATAAAGCAGCCCAGCGGTACATATGGAGTATGTTAAAAACTATAGCATGTTGGGATCTTAATGCAAGAAAcaatattaaattatctcaAACAATGTTCAGTGTGGCTGTCTCAATGTGTCATGATACAGGGGCAAAGGGAAGGCAGGCGAAAAGGGGACCACCCCCTTTTGACATGGTTAGGTGGGATAGAACCAGCGCTTAGTAAGCAGCGGCTGCAGCCCGGTTGGAGCAACGAAGCTTACCTTATTATTATGAAACGgagaaaagaatttgaaaatttggcaCCCAATAAGTTTGAACAAAATCCCACTTGGCCCCTTCCACCTCCCAAAACTGTGAAGAACCAcagaaacgaaaaaaaaaaaaaaaaaaaaaaaaaaagaccatagCTCCCATAAAAGCTGAAAACCCTCAAAACTGTGTCACATTCTAGGAATAAGACATCtggattttattacttttttttctataaGCAAAAACTTTGGCCTAGAAACTGCTTTAAAGAAATATCTAGAATATtttaacccctaggggttggctcaagtggtaaaggccttgggcttgggggtatgctccctccaggtctaaggttcaaatcctcttGGGTGTAAATAATCTCTAGGGGTCATCGGACTAGGGGATTTTCTCCTTAAATTATCCGAGGTGCATTTGCGGAaaactccttgccaagggcCTATGCACCctcgggattagtcgggatgttgttcctggacacctggtgccaataaaaaaaatatctagaatattgtttttaaaaagaaaaaaaaaaaaaaatttagcctCCAAGAAATTTTGAAACCCAAACAAAGGTATCTTTTCAAAACCCATAACACAAGGCTATCCAGCATCCTCCCCTAAGTCCTCTCACCCCTCCCTCttaccacaaaaaaaaaaaaaaaaaagaaaaaaagaagaaaaaagaaaaaaaacaaacaaacaaaagattTGGGATAAAAGCATCTtagtcttttttatttaaacaagaactttttttttgataggtaataagaaagctttattaataaaagatgggcatagcccaggtacacaGGAGGTATACATGAGCATACACTTAATTAAGTACTAGAAacagaaataagaaaattatggaagcttaggccattaaaatctagaGCAATAGCCCACAGAAATAAGGTCTTCCAGAAGaaactcctaaactcttccGAGGATCGTTCATGATCCTTGAAAATTCTCTCGTTCCTCtctctccaaatacaccaacaaATACAGATTGGAGCCATCCTCCATAAGGCTGCAATTTGCTGAGTCCCAGTAATTCCTTTCCAGCTTGCTATTAGGTCCTCCACCCTACCTGGCATTACCCATACTAATCCCATTTTGTTGAAGAAGTAGTTCCATATCTCACTTGCGAACTTGCAGTGTAGAAGAAGGTGGTCAACTGTCTCACTAATTGTGAAGTTTGCTAGATATCTTTTTTCTATACATCTAATAGGTTATGAAGCACTTCATTTGCGTATTTAATTGTTTTACTTTGATAAAAAATAGGCATTGCACTCCCAAACTGTTGCCCTTTTATAATGTGGTACTCAAGCTACCAATTTTGGCGCATTTACcctaaaactttaaaaaatttacaatatgcATCTTCTGTTAAAATCCAATTTGCAAGATTTTGCCACATCACCCATTTTCTGTCCACTTTAACAGCCGAAATCAGATGGAGGCTTATATTGAatgaaaaacaataaatttGAGGGTTTAATGTCTAAAAAATGGTAGTTTGAGTTCTACAATGTAAAACAATTGATTCAAAATCTATTTTTCCCTTACTTTTTCCGTATTATTTGTATTACAAAATGCATCATAATACATAAGAAGCATAAAGAATATCTAATCAAcgacaacccccccccccccccccccccccccccccccaaacccaaaaaaaaaaaaaaaaagaagatactTTTTGCTTTGAATTGGGTAGGAGATAGTTCAAAACCCTCAGCAATGGAAACTGCTGTAAGCATGTCCTATTCATTATATTTGACAAATATTTTATGCATTCTCTGctcaataatgttttttttcccTGTTTTCCTTGGTTGACGCAGGGTGGGGGGAACTTTAAAATGAGGAAAGGAAATAGAAAAGTTAATTGTGTTAAACCTGCAATAAGTCCTGAAAGCTGAGACCACGCCCTGGATATAGTTTAGCAACGTGAACCACCATACGTAAGTTTGCATAAATCAGCTTTTCCCGGCTGCTATTACCAGAATACAGTTTTGACTTCAGGGCCCTATAACTGATACCCACTCCTTCAGCCCATTCAACCAATGTTGGTTCACGGCCAAAATGAGATTGGAGCCTAATCTTCACTTCTTCTAATTTCATTAAATCCTGTACAGTTTCAAGCCAAGCAAGAATAAGACCTCTATATACCAAACATCTCTCACCATCTTGAATGGAAAGGTTTTCGAAATACACCTGTACTTGGGCAATCAATTCAGACTCTTCTTCAAACGTCAAAAGTTGTTTTGTTTCAGGACCCCACAAGAACAATCGAAGGGGATCATTTGGATCAAAACCTTCACTAatctttcttttcacatctaCATTTCTAGAACTTAGAGTCTCGTGAACATTCGACTTTGGCACTCTTCTTTTCTTAGATCGCCTCTCTAAAATTCGTGTAGACCTTACCACTTTCTCCTCCTCGAGTGGTATATTCACAAAAATCCTAGACCCAAaactgaaaaatatatttaggtgTTAGTCTGCGAATAGATTGCTTAATATGAGGACTGCATAATAGGGGAAGAGAACAGTTAAGATAATACTAACCCAGAAGAAAGTGACTCATCAAAATCAGATCCTATTAATTTGGAGTCTTCGGCTAACAAGGCTGCTTCTTGAGAGGCTGACAAAGCTTTCTTAGCAAGAGCCACAATATCACATTCTTCAACATCCATAGGATTCTCTGTACTAGCAGTATTAGGCTGCATAATCAAGGAGGAAGACATTGTTTTTCCTGTTTGCATAGGTGGTAACCTGCAACACAAAATTTCACAAAAGAATACATAGGATGCAGTTCAGGAATAAGATTAAAACAATAAGAAATCGAGGCAATAGCAGAACTGATTCGGCTTAAGATTGCCTGAACTTACAACTGTCCCAAACCAGGCCAGTGAAGCAACTGGCGCTCAAAGTCGTGCAGCAATTGGTTAGAGTTTCCAGGACTTTTCTCTTCATTGACTGAGGCCCCAGCCACCGTCCGGGTTCTCTCTAAAATTCCCTTTAACAAAACAGAaagaatagaaagaaaataattggtAATGGATCAGTTCGGAGTTGCAAGAGAGACGTAATGTGTATTTTTACCAAAAAATTACACACTCTTGAAGCATGAAAAACATTGATCAACAAGAATTTTATGAAAGTGATAGGATTTTCAATTAATGTATTAGAAATAAATTGACAATCGTAAAGTGAGGATGCATGTGCATTGTAGGCAAACAAGAAAGAGCCCAACCCAAGACGTTGCGGCTTCCTTAAATACGTGCAACAGAGGGTAATTTTCATCAC
This genomic interval from Carya illinoinensis cultivar Pawnee chromosome 10, C.illinoinensisPawnee_v1, whole genome shotgun sequence contains the following:
- the LOC122279186 gene encoding RNA polymerase sigma factor sigF, chloroplastic isoform X2 — translated: MEVGRNLLSSKPSFPSGTHLKNCLSSSSSSTSALMLHEQAASVVTSMLSTCTPQRHCASIPLQEQRDENYPLLHVFKEAATSWGILERTRTVAGASVNEEKSPGNSNQLLHDFERQLLHWPGLGQLLPPMQTGKTMSSSLIMQPNTASTENPMDVEECDIVALAKKALSASQEAALLAEDSKLIGSDFDESLSSGFGSRIFVNIPLEEEKVVRSTRILERRSKKRRVPKSNVHETLSSRNVDVKRKISEGFDPNDPLRLFLWGPETKQLLTFEEESELIAQVQDLMKLEEVKIRLQSHFGREPTLVEWAEGVGISYRALKSKLYSGNSSREKLIYANLRMVVHVAKLYPGRGLSFQDLLQFASEIWNYFFNKMGLVWVMPGRVEDLIASWKGITGTQQIAALWRMAPICICWCIWRERNERIFKDHERSSEEFRSFFWKTLFLWAIALDFNGLSFHNFLISVSST
- the LOC122279186 gene encoding RNA polymerase sigma factor sigF, chloroplastic isoform X1, giving the protein MEVGRNLLSSKPSFPSGTHLKNCLSSSSSSTSALMLHEQAASVVTSMLSTCTPQRHCASIPLQEQRDENYPLLHVFKEAATSWGILERTRTVAGASVNEEKSPGNSNQLLHDFERQLLHWPGLGQLLPPMQTGKTMSSSLIMQPNTASTENPMDVEECDIVALAKKALSASQEAALLAEDSKLIGSDFDESLSSGFGSRIFVNIPLEEEKVVRSTRILERRSKKRRVPKSNVHETLSSRNVDVKRKISEGFDPNDPLRLFLWGPETKQLLTFEEESELIAQVQDLMKLEEVKIRLQSHFGREPTLVEWAEGVGISYRALKSKLYSGNSSREKLIYANLRMVVHVAKLYPGRGLSFQDLLQEGSMGLMKSVEKFKPQSGCRFATYAYWWIRQSIRKAIYQHSRTIRLPENVHALLGKMMESKRVLIQEGNHHPTKEELAQHVGITVNKLEKLLYTTRLPLSMQRPVWADQDTTFQEITADTTVEIPEVSVAKKLMRQHARNLLSILSPRERRIIRLRFGIEDGKQKSLSEIGNMFGLSKERVRQLETRALHRLKQCLGSEGLVAYTELLV